One genomic window of Psychrobacter cibarius includes the following:
- a CDS encoding DUF389 domain-containing protein, which yields MTSPENKPSNDSSVIKDASSTANYPDKKLVLTDADDSSVLDSTVEHTESSKSSETRDDNDCGEDMACAQPPETTIAIKSIGADEVVATLETAKPNNESEITKLEITGLETPLSNESLKSTTAPNHKNLENASAEHAQAEEDNASEQTSQKDADAEVTVEGIAPADAQCTYPIADSPQQESKANSDNTKPSSIDKQPDTPKNNDTVVKNTVKDKVDNQEELEDEIKEKKEAKLESYKQFVAEQFSNQKVDYPEVRVRIEANALPSKMYFIMNILSAIIASYGLVTNSAAVVIGAMLVAMMLGPITGIALAIIDHRMPLLRKSLITVIVGVSLVVLVGFIVGWLHKDQPLTAEILSRTQPTSMDLMIALAGGTAGAYAMVSPHLSVAVVGVAVATALVPPLAASGILFANGETQLGLGALLLALTNIIAIQFTNALVLWLLGFRRLVDDDYKSSTYLTFLRRNAVTLLLLGGLGTYLTINLQTNAKQQVFESSVKEAINSYFIDKGNVLTNTQFDTSEENKVVRAVIRGETTPTSYDVRQIETVITEDMAENFPEYLPIKLQLRYLPVQVIESNPLIQDKLDETDAAILTN from the coding sequence ATGACCTCACCTGAAAACAAACCCTCTAATGATTCTTCAGTTATAAAAGATGCCTCAAGCACGGCCAATTATCCAGACAAAAAATTGGTGCTAACTGACGCAGATGATAGCTCTGTACTAGATAGCACTGTTGAACATACTGAGTCTTCAAAAAGCTCAGAGACTCGTGATGACAATGACTGTGGCGAGGATATGGCTTGTGCGCAGCCTCCTGAAACAACGATAGCGATAAAGTCCATTGGTGCTGACGAGGTAGTGGCAACGTTAGAAACCGCCAAGCCCAACAATGAGTCTGAAATAACTAAACTTGAAATAACTGGGCTTGAGACACCACTATCCAATGAATCGTTAAAATCCACAACAGCGCCCAATCATAAAAATCTAGAAAATGCATCAGCAGAACATGCTCAAGCAGAAGAAGATAACGCTTCCGAGCAAACGTCTCAAAAAGATGCTGACGCTGAGGTAACGGTAGAGGGTATTGCCCCCGCTGATGCACAGTGCACTTATCCTATCGCTGATAGCCCTCAGCAAGAAAGCAAAGCAAATAGTGACAACACAAAACCGTCCTCAATTGATAAACAGCCAGACACGCCTAAAAATAATGACACTGTCGTAAAAAATACTGTAAAAGATAAAGTCGATAATCAGGAAGAACTAGAAGACGAGATTAAAGAAAAAAAGGAAGCCAAGCTCGAGTCTTATAAGCAATTTGTTGCCGAGCAATTTAGCAATCAAAAGGTAGACTATCCAGAAGTACGGGTCAGAATCGAGGCCAACGCTCTGCCTAGCAAAATGTATTTCATTATGAATATACTTTCTGCCATCATCGCCAGTTATGGGTTAGTGACCAATTCAGCTGCCGTCGTCATTGGCGCCATGTTGGTTGCCATGATGTTAGGCCCCATTACTGGCATAGCGTTAGCGATTATTGATCATCGTATGCCATTGCTACGTAAATCACTGATTACGGTTATCGTTGGTGTGTCCTTAGTGGTATTGGTTGGTTTTATCGTCGGCTGGTTACACAAAGATCAGCCACTGACCGCAGAGATATTATCGCGCACTCAGCCAACCTCGATGGATTTAATGATTGCTCTAGCGGGTGGTACTGCTGGCGCTTACGCGATGGTTTCACCGCACCTATCAGTGGCAGTGGTCGGCGTGGCGGTAGCCACTGCATTGGTGCCACCTCTTGCCGCGAGTGGGATATTATTTGCCAATGGCGAGACGCAGCTTGGACTTGGGGCACTGCTACTGGCGCTAACCAATATTATTGCTATCCAGTTTACCAATGCTTTAGTACTTTGGTTATTAGGCTTTCGCCGTTTGGTCGATGACGATTATAAATCCAGCACCTATTTGACTTTTTTACGCCGTAATGCGGTGACGTTATTATTGTTAGGTGGCTTAGGGACATATTTGACCATCAACCTACAAACCAATGCCAAACAACAGGTTTTTGAGAGTAGCGTCAAAGAAGCCATCAATAGCTACTTTATCGACAAAGGCAACGTGCTGACCAATACGCAATTTGATACCTCAGAAGAAAATAAAGTCGTACGTGCGGTCATTCGCGGAGAGACGACGCCTACCTCATACGATGTACGGCAAATTGAAACCGTCATTACTGAAGATATGGCAGAGAATTTCCCTGAGTATCTACCCATTAAGCTACAGCTACGCTACTTGCCAGTACAAGTCATTGAGTCCAATCCATTGATACAAGATAAACTGGACGAGACTGATGCGGCGATTTTGACCAATTAG
- the alaS gene encoding alanine--tRNA ligase, whose protein sequence is MSQPFRSADIRQAFIDFFISKQHTPVASSSLIPHNDPTLLFTNAGMNQFKETFLGMEPRDYTRAVTSQKCVRAGGKHNDLDNVGYTARHHTFFEMLGNFSFGDYFKQAGIGYIWEFLTSDEWLAIDKNRLYVTIYETDDEAFDIWHKDIGIPSERIIRIGDNKGAPYASDNFWTMGDTGPCGPCTEVFYDHGADIEGGLPGTPEEDGDRYIEIWNCVFMQFNRQKDGSMLPLPAPSVDTGMGLERISAIMQGVHGNYEIDLFVHLMDAAAEILEIENQQQSSLKVIADHIRAVSFLIADGVTPSNEGRGYVLRRVIRRAVRHGNKLGADSDFFYKMVAPLVAEMGTAYPELKDKQSVIENAIQKEEAQFAKTLAQGLRLLASELEGLKDGDTLSGEAAFKLYDTYGFPVDLTADITRERGIVIDEAEFDEHMQAQRERARDAGKFDVDYSSVIQVENPTTFIGYEQLAEEGVTIDALYQDGSPADSLAEGMEGVVVLDRTPFYAEGGGQVGELGEIRTATGVFEVQDTKKSGQAIIHYGVVTMGDINTKQTGDAQVLSSIRAASAKNHSATHLLHAALREVLGDAVTQKGSLVSSEVLRFDFSYDKPVSTADITRIERLVNEQIQANTPARIENMSIDEAMKQGAMALFGEKYGSDVRVLTMGTDSIVDGQRKPFSIELCGGLHVKRTGDIGVLKITSESGIAAGIRRIEAVTGMNAIKNIQQSEQQLSELASQLKVKRPEVAQRVRTMADKQRELEKQLERLEQKIARAQAANLLDEVQTIAGTPVLISTLSGIDGKSIRTLMDDIKSKLPDSVIILIGDKDEQLALAASVAKSVTAKVKAGDIIRHLAGELGGKGGGKPDYAQGGAPKSANSTAVINALPAWIETQLS, encoded by the coding sequence GTGAGCCAGCCATTTCGCTCAGCCGATATTCGTCAAGCTTTTATCGATTTTTTCATAAGCAAGCAGCACACCCCCGTCGCCTCATCGAGTTTGATTCCACACAATGACCCGACATTGCTATTTACCAATGCCGGTATGAATCAATTTAAAGAAACGTTTTTGGGTATGGAGCCACGTGATTATACGCGTGCAGTGACGTCGCAAAAGTGCGTGCGTGCGGGCGGCAAGCATAATGATTTGGACAATGTTGGCTATACCGCACGTCATCATACGTTTTTTGAAATGCTCGGTAATTTCTCTTTTGGTGACTACTTTAAGCAAGCCGGTATTGGCTATATTTGGGAGTTTTTGACCTCAGATGAATGGCTAGCAATCGATAAAAACCGCTTGTATGTGACCATTTATGAGACTGACGACGAAGCCTTTGATATTTGGCATAAAGACATCGGCATCCCAAGCGAGCGCATTATCCGTATCGGCGATAATAAAGGTGCGCCTTACGCCTCAGACAACTTTTGGACGATGGGCGATACCGGTCCTTGTGGTCCTTGTACCGAAGTCTTTTATGACCATGGTGCTGATATCGAAGGCGGTCTACCGGGCACACCTGAAGAAGATGGTGACCGTTATATCGAGATTTGGAACTGTGTGTTTATGCAGTTTAATCGTCAAAAAGACGGCTCTATGCTGCCGCTACCAGCGCCAAGCGTAGATACTGGCATGGGACTTGAGCGTATCAGCGCCATCATGCAAGGTGTCCATGGCAACTACGAGATAGATTTATTTGTACATTTGATGGATGCGGCGGCTGAGATTTTAGAGATTGAAAACCAGCAACAATCGTCATTAAAAGTCATCGCTGACCATATTCGCGCTGTTTCATTTTTGATTGCTGATGGCGTTACTCCAAGCAACGAAGGTCGTGGTTATGTACTGCGCCGTGTTATCCGCCGTGCAGTACGTCATGGTAATAAACTTGGTGCAGATAGCGATTTCTTTTATAAAATGGTCGCGCCGTTGGTTGCTGAGATGGGCACCGCCTACCCTGAGCTAAAAGACAAACAAAGCGTCATCGAAAATGCTATTCAAAAAGAAGAAGCACAGTTTGCCAAAACTTTGGCACAAGGCTTACGTCTACTTGCCAGTGAGCTGGAAGGTCTAAAAGATGGCGACACGCTATCTGGGGAAGCCGCATTTAAACTGTACGATACTTATGGTTTCCCGGTCGATTTGACTGCGGATATCACTCGTGAGCGCGGTATTGTGATTGATGAAGCTGAATTTGATGAGCATATGCAAGCGCAACGTGAGCGTGCGCGTGATGCTGGCAAATTTGACGTCGATTATAGTAGTGTCATTCAAGTAGAAAACCCAACCACCTTTATCGGTTATGAGCAGCTTGCAGAAGAAGGCGTCACGATTGATGCGCTGTATCAAGATGGCAGTCCAGCCGATAGCTTAGCTGAGGGCATGGAAGGCGTCGTGGTACTTGACCGTACACCGTTTTATGCTGAAGGTGGTGGTCAAGTTGGTGAGCTTGGCGAAATCCGCACCGCGACTGGCGTTTTTGAAGTGCAAGATACCAAAAAATCTGGTCAAGCCATCATCCATTATGGTGTCGTGACCATGGGTGACATTAACACCAAACAAACTGGCGATGCGCAAGTCTTGTCGAGTATTCGCGCAGCCAGTGCCAAAAACCACTCTGCCACGCATCTATTGCATGCCGCATTAAGAGAAGTATTGGGCGACGCGGTCACGCAAAAAGGCTCGCTAGTATCAAGCGAAGTCTTACGCTTTGACTTCTCATATGATAAGCCCGTCAGCACTGCTGATATTACGCGTATCGAACGCTTAGTCAATGAGCAAATTCAAGCCAACACCCCTGCTCGCATCGAGAATATGTCTATTGACGAAGCGATGAAACAAGGCGCTATGGCATTGTTTGGCGAAAAATATGGCAGTGACGTTCGCGTCTTAACCATGGGCACTGACAGTATTGTCGATGGTCAGCGCAAGCCCTTCTCTATTGAGCTTTGTGGTGGTTTGCACGTTAAACGTACTGGTGATATTGGTGTGCTAAAAATTACCAGCGAATCAGGTATTGCTGCTGGCATCCGCCGTATTGAAGCGGTCACTGGCATGAATGCAATTAAAAACATTCAGCAAAGTGAGCAGCAGCTGAGCGAGCTTGCCAGTCAGCTAAAAGTAAAACGTCCTGAAGTGGCACAGCGTGTGCGTACCATGGCGGATAAGCAGCGCGAACTTGAGAAACAATTAGAGCGTCTAGAGCAAAAAATCGCTAGAGCCCAAGCAGCCAATTTACTCGATGAAGTACAGACCATCGCAGGCACGCCCGTGCTTATCAGTACCTTAAGCGGTATCGACGGCAAATCTATTCGCACATTGATGGATGATATTAAATCTAAACTTCCTGATAGCGTGATTATATTAATTGGTGATAAAGACGAACAGTTAGCCTTAGCCGCAAGCGTGGCAAAGTCTGTGACTGCGAAAGTAAAAGCTGGTGATATCATTCGTCATTTGGCAGGTGAGCTGGGCGGTAAAGGGGGTGGTAAGCCAGATTACGCACAAGGCGGCGCGCCAAAGTCTGCCAACAGTACCGCAGTTATCAACGCCCTACCTGCTTGGATTGAAACTCAGCTTAGCTAG
- the prmB gene encoding 50S ribosomal protein L3 N(5)-glutamine methyltransferase, protein MSEDQTMSAEEFQNQYFNDDGLESEMVFDLESGILGEDDQFANLPAELEEAREQLVSIRDFIRFSVTQLRNYDVVVAQGTTDEFAEASAIVLHSLALDWSANEQILDCRLTTSEKQLVLSLLEERIAERKPLSYLINLSYFCDLPFYVDERVLIPRSPIAELIRQQFHPYFDVNELAKPLGKSVNEQAAAFYDHGLEVKQLSQPERILDLCTGSGCIAIALATRFVDALVDAVDIDKSALEVAMVNVDHHDLGHQVNVIESDLFAKIPAEHQYELIVTNPPYVDAAIMAELPPEFLYEPEHALAAGQDGLDLVHRILFEAPDYLSPEGLLVCEVGDSEWALKQAYPEIQFDWLKFAHGGHGVFAITYDELMAHRELFNAYVQLLDSIQ, encoded by the coding sequence ATGTCAGAAGACCAAACAATGAGCGCAGAAGAGTTTCAAAATCAATACTTCAATGACGATGGTCTAGAGAGTGAAATGGTGTTTGATTTAGAGAGTGGGATTCTGGGTGAAGACGATCAATTTGCCAATTTGCCTGCAGAATTAGAAGAGGCCCGCGAGCAATTGGTCAGTATTCGTGATTTTATTCGCTTTTCGGTCACACAGCTTCGTAATTATGATGTGGTCGTTGCACAAGGCACCACCGATGAGTTTGCTGAAGCATCCGCCATTGTTTTGCATTCTCTGGCTTTAGACTGGTCAGCCAATGAGCAGATTCTCGATTGTCGCTTGACCACCTCAGAGAAGCAGTTGGTACTGAGTTTATTAGAAGAGCGTATCGCTGAGCGTAAACCATTAAGCTATTTGATTAACTTATCATACTTCTGTGATTTGCCTTTTTATGTCGATGAGCGTGTACTAATTCCAAGATCGCCTATCGCAGAATTGATTCGTCAGCAGTTCCATCCATATTTTGATGTCAATGAGCTTGCCAAGCCACTTGGTAAGAGCGTCAACGAACAAGCTGCTGCATTTTATGATCACGGTTTAGAGGTCAAGCAGCTGTCGCAGCCTGAACGTATTTTAGACTTATGCACGGGCTCTGGTTGTATTGCTATTGCACTTGCGACGCGTTTCGTTGATGCGCTGGTTGATGCTGTTGATATCGATAAAAGCGCGCTTGAAGTAGCCATGGTTAACGTCGATCATCATGATCTTGGGCATCAGGTTAATGTGATTGAGTCCGATCTGTTTGCTAAGATTCCTGCTGAACACCAGTATGAGCTGATCGTCACCAATCCGCCGTATGTCGATGCGGCTATTATGGCAGAGCTGCCACCTGAATTTTTATATGAGCCAGAGCATGCGCTAGCCGCGGGTCAAGATGGGCTGGATTTGGTGCATCGTATTTTGTTTGAAGCGCCAGATTATCTAAGTCCAGAAGGCTTGCTTGTCTGCGAAGTGGGTGATAGTGAGTGGGCATTAAAGCAAGCCTATCCTGAAATCCAGTTTGACTGGTTGAAATTTGCCCACGGTGGTCACGGTGTCTTTGCGATTACCTATGATGAGCTCATGGCGCATCGTGAGCTGTTCAATGCTTACGTGCAACTGTTAGATAGCATTCAATAG
- a CDS encoding L,D-transpeptidase family protein codes for MMKMKPLITAISIAIVTASVSAVAAPADNTRTLPVRTADSMPSIAKKVSLDVQENRSSSIDGRAPVVATPALKPNTPDRMTQLIDEKQEVDVETAQQAVSADNMTVEELARKDVQSDSTDDISEGQAVAAPTAAISDASPADTSIKSIEDVNGKKHTTLNLSNYAKQVNGATWTPNMKVNSAMTIKMQALLDWNHASPGAIDGGWGMNSKKALINFQTMKGLPATGKMDQKTWDALNKNIPANKPVLVTYTITEDDIKTNFASTPAGSEAKSKMKGLYYQDIKEMFGERFHMDVRYLDKLNKNKQYKAGETITVLNTRAPLKQRINRVVANKADKTLYAYNGDKLVATYPTTIGSDATPSPQGSFKIINKVKMPWYKATVGKGADKQIHMLPPGPNSPVGVVWMGLSKPSYGIHGSPKPEGISRQASAGCVRLTNWDVLEVYANIENGATVELK; via the coding sequence ATGATGAAAATGAAGCCTCTTATTACCGCTATCTCAATTGCTATCGTTACTGCCAGTGTCAGCGCCGTTGCCGCACCTGCTGATAATACGCGCACCCTGCCAGTACGAACCGCTGACTCAATGCCTAGCATTGCCAAAAAAGTTAGCCTTGATGTACAAGAGAATCGCAGTAGCTCAATCGATGGTCGTGCTCCTGTCGTGGCCACGCCTGCTTTAAAGCCTAATACGCCTGACCGTATGACTCAGCTGATTGACGAAAAGCAGGAAGTCGATGTAGAGACAGCGCAACAAGCAGTCAGTGCTGATAATATGACGGTAGAAGAGCTGGCTCGTAAAGATGTGCAGTCTGATAGCACTGACGATATTAGTGAAGGTCAAGCTGTCGCTGCCCCTACCGCAGCCATATCTGATGCTAGCCCAGCAGATACGTCTATCAAAAGCATCGAAGATGTTAATGGTAAAAAACATACTACGCTGAATTTGTCGAATTACGCCAAACAGGTAAACGGTGCCACATGGACACCGAATATGAAAGTTAACTCGGCAATGACGATCAAAATGCAGGCACTGCTTGATTGGAACCATGCTTCTCCTGGCGCCATCGATGGCGGCTGGGGCATGAACAGTAAAAAAGCCCTCATCAACTTCCAAACCATGAAAGGTCTACCAGCCACAGGTAAAATGGATCAAAAAACATGGGATGCGTTAAATAAAAATATCCCTGCCAACAAGCCTGTGCTCGTGACTTACACCATCACTGAAGATGATATCAAGACCAACTTTGCCAGCACACCTGCAGGTTCAGAAGCCAAGTCAAAAATGAAAGGCTTATACTATCAAGACATTAAAGAGATGTTTGGTGAGCGCTTCCATATGGATGTGCGTTATTTAGATAAGCTGAATAAAAATAAGCAGTATAAAGCGGGCGAAACCATCACTGTTTTAAATACCCGTGCACCACTTAAGCAGCGCATTAACCGTGTGGTTGCCAATAAAGCCGATAAGACATTATATGCTTATAACGGCGATAAGCTGGTGGCTACTTACCCAACGACAATCGGTAGCGATGCCACACCATCGCCACAAGGTTCGTTTAAAATCATTAACAAGGTGAAAATGCCTTGGTATAAAGCAACCGTTGGTAAAGGCGCAGACAAACAAATACATATGCTACCACCAGGACCAAATAGCCCTGTTGGCGTCGTATGGATGGGCTTGTCTAAACCTTCATATGGTATTCATGGTTCACCAAAGCCTGAAGGCATCAGTCGCCAAGCCTCTGCAGGTTGTGTGCGTTTGACCAACTGGGATGTGTTAGAGGTTTATGCCAATATCGAAAATGGCGCGACCGTTGAGCTTAAATAA